A single window of Streptomyces griseoviridis DNA harbors:
- a CDS encoding DNA gyrase/topoisomerase IV subunit A produces MARRSTKTPPPDDSYEEKILDIDVVDEMQGSFLEYAYSVIYSRALPDARDGLKPVHRRIVYQMNEMGLRPDRGYVKCARVVGEVMGKLHPHGDASIYDALVRMAQPFSMRLPLVDGHGNFGSLGNDDPPAAMRYTECRQAEATSLMTESIDEDTVDFAPNYDGQEQEPVALPAAFPNLLVNGASGIAVGMATNMAPHNLAEVVSAARHLIRYPNADLDTLMKHVPGPDLPTGGRIVGLSGIRDAYATGRGTFKIRATVEIETVTARRKGLVVTELPFTVGPEKVIAKIKDLVGAKKIQGIADVKDLTDRAHGLRLVIEIKNGFVPEAVLEQLYKLTPMEESFGINNVALVDGQPLTLGLKELLEVYLDHRFEVVRRRSEYRRKKRRDRLHLVEGLLTALVDIDEVIRLIRSSENSAQAKERLMERFGLSDIQTQYILDTPLRRLTKFDRIELESEKERLNAEIAELTRILDSDAELRKLVSAELASVAKKFGTERRTVLLEASGTPAATVPLQVADAPCRVLLSSTGLLARTANGEPFPEDDGEARRAKHDVIVSAAPATTRGEIGAVTSSGRLLRINVVDLPQLPETASAPNVSGGAPLAEFVTLEDRETVVCLTTLDESSPGLALGTEQGIVKRVVPDYPSNKGELEVITLKDGDRIVGAVELRTGEEDLVFITDDAQLLRYQAAQVRPQGRPAGGMAGVKLTDGAKVISFTAVDPAADAVVFTVAGSRGTLDDSVQTTAKLTPFDQYPRKGRATGGVRCQRFLKGEDCLSLAWAGAVPAKAAQKNGTPVDLPEIDPRRDGSGISLPKTVSVVAGPL; encoded by the coding sequence ATGGCCCGCCGCAGCACGAAGACCCCGCCGCCCGACGACTCGTACGAGGAGAAGATCCTCGACATCGACGTCGTCGACGAGATGCAGGGCTCCTTCCTTGAGTACGCGTACTCGGTCATCTACTCCCGAGCCCTGCCCGACGCGCGCGACGGCCTCAAGCCGGTCCACCGCCGCATCGTCTACCAGATGAACGAGATGGGCCTGCGCCCCGACCGCGGCTACGTGAAGTGCGCGCGCGTCGTCGGCGAGGTGATGGGCAAGCTCCACCCGCACGGCGACGCGTCGATCTACGACGCCCTGGTGCGGATGGCCCAGCCGTTCTCGATGCGGCTGCCGCTGGTCGACGGCCACGGCAACTTCGGCTCGCTCGGCAACGACGACCCGCCGGCCGCCATGCGGTACACCGAGTGCCGCCAGGCCGAGGCGACGAGCCTGATGACGGAGTCGATCGACGAGGACACCGTCGACTTCGCGCCGAACTACGACGGCCAGGAGCAGGAGCCGGTGGCCCTGCCCGCCGCGTTCCCGAACCTCCTGGTGAACGGCGCCTCGGGCATCGCCGTCGGTATGGCGACGAACATGGCGCCGCACAACCTCGCCGAGGTCGTCTCGGCCGCCCGCCACCTGATCCGCTACCCGAACGCGGATCTGGACACCCTGATGAAGCACGTGCCGGGTCCCGACCTGCCCACCGGCGGCCGGATCGTCGGCCTGTCCGGCATCAGGGACGCGTACGCGACGGGCCGCGGCACCTTCAAGATCCGCGCCACGGTCGAGATCGAGACCGTCACCGCCCGCCGCAAAGGCCTGGTCGTCACCGAACTGCCCTTCACGGTCGGCCCGGAGAAGGTGATCGCGAAGATCAAGGACCTGGTCGGCGCGAAGAAGATCCAGGGCATCGCCGACGTCAAGGACCTCACCGACCGCGCGCACGGCCTGCGCCTGGTCATCGAGATCAAGAACGGCTTCGTGCCGGAAGCCGTCCTGGAGCAGCTCTACAAGCTGACGCCGATGGAGGAGTCCTTCGGCATCAACAACGTGGCGCTGGTGGACGGCCAGCCGCTGACGCTGGGTCTCAAGGAGCTGCTCGAGGTCTACCTCGACCACCGCTTCGAGGTCGTCAGGCGGCGCAGCGAGTACCGCCGCAAGAAGCGGCGCGACCGCCTGCACCTGGTCGAGGGCCTGCTCACCGCGCTCGTCGACATCGACGAGGTCATCCGGCTGATCCGGTCGAGCGAGAACTCCGCGCAGGCCAAGGAGCGCCTGATGGAGCGCTTCGGCCTGTCGGACATCCAGACCCAGTACATCCTCGACACGCCGCTGCGCCGGCTCACCAAGTTCGACCGCATCGAGCTGGAGTCGGAGAAGGAGCGGCTGAACGCGGAGATCGCCGAGCTGACCCGGATCCTGGACTCGGACGCGGAGCTGCGCAAGCTGGTCTCGGCCGAACTGGCCTCGGTGGCCAAGAAGTTCGGCACCGAGCGGCGCACGGTCCTGCTGGAGGCGTCCGGCACCCCGGCGGCCACCGTGCCGCTCCAGGTCGCCGACGCCCCCTGCCGGGTGCTCCTCTCCTCGACGGGGCTGCTGGCCCGCACGGCGAACGGCGAGCCGTTCCCCGAGGACGACGGCGAGGCACGGCGTGCCAAGCACGACGTGATCGTGTCGGCGGCGCCGGCCACGACCCGCGGTGAGATCGGCGCGGTCACGTCGTCGGGGCGGCTGCTGCGGATCAACGTCGTGGACCTGCCGCAGCTGCCGGAGACGGCGAGCGCGCCCAACGTCTCGGGCGGGGCGCCGCTCGCCGAGTTCGTCACCCTGGAGGACCGCGAGACGGTGGTCTGCCTGACGACGCTCGACGAGTCCTCCCCCGGTCTCGCCCTCGGCACCGAGCAGGGCATCGTCAAGCGGGTGGTCCCCGACTACCCGTCCAACAAGGGCGAGTTGGAGGTCATCACCCTCAAGGACGGTGACCGGATCGTCGGCGCGGTGGAGCTGCGCACCGGCGAGGAGGATCTCGTCTTCATCACGGACGACGCCCAGTTGCTGCGCTACCAGGCGGCGCAGGTGCGCCCGCAGGGCCGTCCGGCGGGCGGTATGGCGGGCGTCAAGCTGACCGACGGCGCGAAGGTCATCTCCTTCACGGCCGTCGACCCGGCGGCGGACGCCGTGGTGTTCACCGTCGCGGGCTCGCGCGGCACCCTGGACGACTCGGTGCAGACGACGGCCAAGTTGACGCCGTTCGACCAGTATCCGCGCAAGGGCCGGGCCACCGGGGGCGTGCGCTGCCAGCGGTTCCTGAAGGGCGAGGACTGCCTGTCGCTGGCCTGGGCCGGTGCCGTACCGGCCAAGGCGGCGCAGAAGAACGGCACTCCGGTCGACCTCCCGGAGATCGACCCGCGCCGCGACGGCTCGGGGATCTCGCTGCCGAAGACGGTGTCGGTGGTGGCGGGGCCGCTGTAG
- a CDS encoding M16 family metallopeptidase translates to MPMGHTATNQAGSGGLTATEHRLANGLRVVLSEDHLTPVAAVCLWYDVGSRHEVKGRTGLAHLFEHLMFQGSGQVKGNGHAEMVQGAGGSFNGTTSFERTNYFETMPAHQLELALWLEADRMGSLLVALDEESLQNQRDVVKNERRQRYDNVPYGTAIEKLAALAFPDGHPFHHTPIGSMADLDAATLDDARAFFRTYYAPNNAVLSIVGDIDPEQTLAWVEKYFGSIASYDGKPAPRDGSLPDIIGGELREVVEEKVPSRALTAAYRLPEDGTRACDAADLALTILIGGESSRIYNRLVRRDRTAVTAWGGLWRFAGAPSLGIVDVKTSGEAEVAAVERAVDEELARFAAEGPTDEEMERAQAQLEREWLDRLGTVHGRADELCKYAVLFGDPQLALSAVGRVLDVTAAEVKQIAEERLHPRNRAVLVYEPTEPTGDDADEAAAAATDETEEAAR, encoded by the coding sequence ATGCCGATGGGTCACACGGCCACCAACCAGGCCGGCTCCGGGGGCCTGACAGCGACCGAGCACCGCCTGGCCAACGGTCTGCGCGTGGTGCTCTCCGAGGACCACCTGACCCCGGTCGCGGCGGTGTGCCTCTGGTACGACGTGGGCTCACGCCACGAAGTCAAGGGGCGTACCGGTCTGGCTCACCTCTTCGAGCACCTGATGTTCCAGGGCTCGGGCCAGGTCAAGGGCAACGGACACGCCGAGATGGTGCAGGGCGCCGGCGGATCGTTCAACGGCACCACCAGCTTCGAGCGGACCAACTACTTCGAGACCATGCCGGCCCACCAGTTGGAGCTGGCGCTCTGGCTCGAGGCGGACCGGATGGGCTCGCTGCTCGTCGCCCTGGACGAGGAGTCGCTGCAGAACCAGCGCGACGTCGTCAAGAACGAGCGCAGGCAGCGCTACGACAACGTGCCCTACGGCACCGCGATCGAGAAGCTGGCCGCCCTCGCCTTCCCCGACGGCCACCCCTTCCACCACACGCCGATCGGCTCGATGGCCGACCTGGACGCGGCGACGCTCGACGACGCGCGCGCGTTCTTCCGGACGTACTACGCGCCCAACAACGCGGTCCTCTCGATCGTCGGCGACATCGACCCGGAGCAGACGCTCGCCTGGGTCGAGAAGTACTTCGGCTCCATCGCGTCCTACGACGGCAAGCCCGCACCCCGGGACGGCTCGCTGCCCGACATCATCGGCGGCGAACTGCGCGAGGTCGTCGAGGAGAAGGTCCCCTCGCGCGCGCTGACGGCCGCCTACCGGCTGCCGGAGGACGGCACGCGCGCGTGCGACGCCGCGGACCTCGCGCTGACCATCCTGATCGGCGGCGAGTCGTCGCGGATCTACAACCGGCTGGTGCGCCGCGACCGTACGGCCGTCACCGCCTGGGGCGGGCTGTGGCGGTTCGCCGGTGCCCCCTCCCTCGGCATCGTCGACGTGAAGACGTCGGGCGAGGCGGAGGTCGCCGCCGTGGAGCGCGCGGTCGACGAGGAGCTGGCCCGGTTCGCCGCCGAGGGTCCGACGGACGAGGAGATGGAGCGCGCCCAGGCCCAGTTGGAGCGCGAGTGGCTCGACCGGCTGGGCACGGTCCACGGCCGCGCCGACGAACTGTGCAAGTACGCCGTCCTGTTCGGCGACCCGCAGCTCGCCCTCAGCGCCGTCGGACGCGTCCTCGACGTGACCGCGGCCGAGGTCAAGCAGATCGCCGAGGAGCGGCTGCACCCGCGCAATCGCGCCGTCCTGGTCTACGAGCCCACCGAACCGACCGGGGACGACGCCGACGAGGCCGCGGCCGCGGCGACCGACGAGACCGAGGAGGCGGCCCGGTGA
- a CDS encoding M16 family metallopeptidase — protein sequence MTELATMEFHPQPQGGEPKVWAFPAPERGTLANGLTVLRCHRPGQQVVAVEISLDAPLDAEPAALEGVATIMARAFSEGTDKHSAEEFAAELERCGATLDAHADHPGVRIALEVPASRLSRALGLLADALRAPAFADSEIERLVDNRLDEIPHETANPSRRAAKELAKELFPADSRMSRPRQGTEETVRAIDSAAVRAFYERNVRPATATAVVVGDLTGIDLDALLADTLGAWTGAAGEPRRMPPVTADDRGRVVIVDRPGAVQTQLLIGRLGADRHDRVWAPQVVGTYCLGGTLTSRLDRVLREEKGYTYGVRAFSQVLRSSADGTGVAMLAISGSVDTPNTGPALDDLWKVLRGVAAEGLTDAERDAAVQFLVGVAPLKYETAAAVAGTLADQVEQHLPDDHQATLYRQLAATGTVEATAAVVNAFPVDRLVTVLVGDAAAIEESVAALGIGEVSVVAAE from the coding sequence GTGACCGAGCTCGCGACGATGGAATTCCACCCCCAGCCGCAGGGCGGCGAACCCAAGGTCTGGGCGTTCCCCGCACCCGAGCGCGGCACCCTCGCCAACGGCCTGACGGTGCTGCGCTGCCACCGCCCCGGCCAGCAGGTCGTCGCCGTCGAGATCTCCCTCGACGCGCCCCTGGACGCCGAGCCGGCCGCGCTCGAAGGCGTCGCCACGATCATGGCGCGGGCGTTCTCCGAGGGCACCGACAAGCACTCCGCCGAGGAGTTCGCGGCCGAACTGGAGCGCTGCGGCGCCACGTTGGACGCGCACGCCGACCACCCCGGGGTCCGGATCGCCCTCGAGGTGCCCGCCTCCCGGCTCTCCAGGGCGCTCGGGCTGCTCGCCGACGCGCTGCGGGCGCCCGCCTTCGCCGACAGCGAGATCGAGCGGCTGGTCGACAACCGGCTCGACGAGATCCCGCACGAGACGGCGAACCCGTCCCGGCGCGCCGCCAAGGAGCTGGCCAAGGAGCTGTTCCCGGCCGACTCCCGGATGTCCAGGCCCCGGCAGGGCACCGAGGAGACGGTCCGCGCCATCGACTCGGCGGCCGTCCGCGCCTTCTACGAGCGCAACGTCCGCCCGGCGACCGCCACCGCGGTGGTCGTCGGCGACCTCACCGGCATCGACCTCGACGCCCTGCTCGCCGACACCCTGGGCGCCTGGACGGGCGCCGCGGGCGAGCCGAGGCGGATGCCGCCGGTGACCGCGGACGACCGGGGGCGCGTCGTCATCGTCGACCGGCCCGGAGCCGTCCAGACGCAGCTGCTCATCGGGCGTCTGGGCGCCGACCGGCACGACCGGGTGTGGGCACCCCAGGTGGTCGGCACCTACTGCCTCGGCGGCACCCTCACGTCCCGTCTCGACCGCGTCCTGCGCGAGGAGAAGGGCTACACCTACGGAGTGCGGGCGTTCAGCCAGGTGCTGCGGTCGTCGGCGGACGGCACCGGGGTCGCGATGCTCGCCATCAGCGGCTCGGTCGACACGCCGAACACGGGGCCGGCTCTCGACGACCTCTGGAAGGTGCTGCGCGGGGTCGCCGCCGAGGGGCTGACGGACGCCGAGCGGGACGCCGCCGTGCAGTTCCTGGTCGGTGTCGCGCCGCTCAAGTACGAGACCGCGGCGGCCGTCGCGGGCACGCTGGCCGACCAGGTCGAGCAGCATCTGCCCGACGACCACCAGGCCACCCTGTACCGGCAGTTGGCGGCCACCGGCACCGTGGAGGCGACCGCGGCGGTCGTCAACGCGTTCCCGGTCGACCGGCTGGTGACGGTCCTGGTCGGTGACGCCGCCGCGATCGAGGAGTCCGTCGCGGCGCTCGGCATCGGCGAAGTGAGCGTCGTCGCGGCCGAGTAG